A region of Panicum virgatum strain AP13 chromosome 8N, P.virgatum_v5, whole genome shotgun sequence DNA encodes the following proteins:
- the LOC120684861 gene encoding ethylene-responsive transcription factor ERF094-like: protein MGMEHELYTSYCYPAAEPAASPTFHLGATDGDILLQLEAFLLDGIDAEVCSDWSSPLSSLSASSSPEMGAATGSATIGNSQHWMPGTDDTDDILLKIDAFLLGTECSADWLSPSSPSSSEAAAAVSPSRSSQHRLPVADADADVSPGEKRKRPAFIGVRKRPWGKFAAEIRDSMRRGARVGIGMFDTPEAAALAYDQAAFSARGAGAVLNFPVERVRESLGALALAGADAGGAGGGSPVVALKWRHSKRTRRRKVSPATESSRNPKPQGSPASQSYDVSGGMAAAVPLQATTTAPVTSAGRGQCGIAELDVLGEDYLEELLRVVSSEMGEC, encoded by the coding sequence ATGGGGATGGAACACGAGCTTTACACCTCCTACTGCTACCCTGCAGCAGAACCGGCGGCGTCGCCCACCTTCCACCTCGGCGCCACTGACGGCGACATTTTACTGCAGCTCGAAGCCTTCCTCCTCGACGGCATAGACGCCGAGGTGTGCTCCGACTGGTCCTCTCCCTTGTCGTCGTTGTCGGCCTCAAGTTCGCCGGAGATGGGAGCGGCAACGGGTTCCGCGACCATTGGCAACTCTCAGCATTGGATGCCCGGTACCGATGACACCGACGACATCCTGCTGAAGATCGACGCTTTCCTCCTCGGCACGGAGTGCTCCGCCGACTGGCTCTCTCCCTCGTCCCCGTCATcctccgaggcggcggcggcggtgtcgccGAGCAGGAGCAGTCAGCACCGGCTGCCGGTGGCGGACGCGGACGCGGACGTCTCACCGGGCGAGAAGCGCAAGCGGCCGGCCTTCATCGGCGTGCGCAAGCGGCCGTGGGGCAAGTTCGCCGCCGAGATCCGGGACTCCATGCGCCGGGGCGCCCGCGTGGGGATCGGCATGTTCGACACCCccgaggccgccgcgctcgcctacGACCAGGCGGCCTTctccgcgcgcggcgccggcgccgtcctcAACTTCCCCGTGGAGCGCGTGCGGGAGTCGCTGGGCGcgctcgccctcgccggcgcggacgcgggcggcgccggcggcggttcCCCCGTCGTCGCGCTGAAGTGGCGGCACTCCAAGCGCACGCGCAGGCGGAAGGTCTCACCGGCCACCGAGAGCAGCAGGAATCCAAAACCACAAGGGTCGCCGGCGAGTCAGAGCTACGATGTGTCGGGTGGTATGGCTGCGGCCGTGCCGCTGCAGGCGACGACCACGGCGCCCGTGACCAGCGCCGGCCGGGGCCAATGCGGCATTGCGGAGCTCGATGTCCTCGGCGAGGACTACTTGGAGGAGCTCCTCCGGGTAGTATCATCCGAGATGGGAGAGTGCTAG